In a genomic window of Lepisosteus oculatus isolate fLepOcu1 chromosome 3, fLepOcu1.hap2, whole genome shotgun sequence:
- the ankrd34bb gene encoding ankyrin repeat domain 34Bb — translation MEDAMEVRTDGNSLLKAVYLSRLRLTRLLLEGGAYINESNDRGETPLMIACKTKHVDQQSVGKAKMVKYLLENNADPNIQDKSGKTALMHACLERAGVEVVSLLLKSGADPSLEDHSSCSALVYAVNSDDKETLKVLLDACKARGKEVIIITTDKLPSGRQMTKQYLNVPPPPDLEDRHSLVPCMSPSEIELKTSPVTSEPEKHIFSFKEQCPHAATTNANSQPGSPTRKPSPARGVAKLLHLQRLHSEPWLKIPPSLLLLQQNKATSLNEDLPDITPEEELSLRINGLAFPKAPIARHQSIDVKDAGGLSKTFEQSPGGGGGVSRKMSYDELHSLHSASHPDISRNCGAIPVDKDPDCIQNLAVSSLRNIVQRRNIGMDHYSSDSQLPMYTSHAEDGKGLLEKKKLVSVHHSTLSGSRESLENVSAAQVARRHPGMLERRGSGALLLDHISHTRPGYLPPLNPHHPIPDIGAINSNSSKPASAVPGGPKPLIPSAPTFPKDLKSKKMLLRRHSMQTEQIKQLVNFEEIFGH, via the coding sequence ATGGAGGACGCCATGGAGGTGCGGACAGACGGCAACTCCCTGCTGAAGGCCGTCTACCTGAGCCGGCTCCGCCTGACCCGCCTGCTCCTGGAGGGGGGCGCCTACATCAACGAGAGCAACGACCGCGGAGAGACCCCGCTGATGATCGCCTGCAAGACCAAGCACGTGGACCAGCAGAGCGTCGGCAAGGCCAAGATGGTGAAGTACCTGCTGGAGAACAACGCCGACCCCAACATCCAGGACAAGTCCGGGAAGACGGCGCTCATGCACGCCTGCCTGGAGAGGGCCGGGGTGGAGGTGGTGTCCTTGCTGCTGAAGAGCGGCGCCGACCCCAGCTTGGAGGACCACTCCAGCTGCTCCGCCCTGGTCTACGCCGTCAATTCGGACGACAAGGAGACGCTGAAGGTCCTGCTGGACGCGTGCAAGGCGCGAGGGAAGGAGGTGATCATCATCACCACGGACAAGCTGCCCTCGGGGAGGCAGATGACCAAGCAGTACCTGAACGTCCCTCCTCCTCCGGATCTGGAAGACCGCCACTCGCTGGTGCCCTGCATGTCCCCCTCGGAAATCGAGCTCAAGACCTCTCCGGTAACCTCCGAGCCAGAGAAGCACATCTTCAGCTTCAAGGAGCAGTGCCCCCACGCCGCCACCACCAACGCCAACTCCCAGCCGGGCTCCCCGACTCGGAAGCCCAGCCCAGCCAGGGGGGTGGCGAAACTCCTGCACCTGCAGCGGCTGCACTCCGAACCCTGGCTGAAAATCCCCCCCtcgctgctgctcctgcagcaGAACAAAGCCACCTCCCTGAACGAGGACCTGCCGGACATCACCCCCGAGGAGGAGCTGTCCCTCAGAATCAACGGCCTGGCCTTCCCCAAGGCACCCATCGCCCGTCACCAGAGCATTGATGTCAAAGACGCGGGCGGCCTGAGTAAGACGTTCGAGCAGTCTCCCGGCGGGGGAGGGGGCGTGTCCCGGAAGATGTCCTACGATGAGTTACACTCGCTACACTCCGCCTCACACCCAGACATCAGCCGCAATTGCGGCGCCATCCCTGTGGACAAGGACCCCGACTGCATCCAGAACCTGGCTGtctccagcctgaggaacattGTACAGAGGAGGAACATCGGGATGGACCACTACAGCTCAGACTCCCAGCTGCCCATGTACACCAGCCACGCGGAGGACGGCAAAGGCCTTCTGGAGAAGAAGAAGCTCGTCTCGGTGCACCACTCCACGCTGTCTGGGTCCCGGGAGTCTCTGGAGAACGTGTCTGCTGCTCAGGTGGCTCGGAGGCACCCAGGGATGTTGGAGCGCAGGGGGTCGGGAGCCTTGCTCCTGGATCACATCTCCCACACCAGGCCAGGATACCTCCCCCCTCTCAACCCCCACCACCCCATCCCGGACATTGGGGCCatcaacagcaacagcagcaagCCAGCCAGCGCTGTCCCTGGGGGACCCAAGCCCCTCATTCCCTCGGCTCCCACCTTTCCCAAGGATCTCAAGTCCAAGAAGATGCTGCTGCGGAGGCACTCCATGCAGACGGAGCAGATCAAACAGCTGGTGAACTTCGAGGAGATTTTTGGTCATTAA
- the dhfr gene encoding dihydrofolate reductase: MPRPINCIVAVCPNMGIGHNGNLPWHPKRLSNEFKYFQKMTMTPTLEGQQNAVIMGRKTWFSIPERNRPLKNRINIVLSRELKNPPEGAHYLASDFSSALRLLDGAPLADQVDQVWVIGGSSVYKEAMEAPGWCRLFVTQILQDFECDTFLPEINLNKYRLLPEFPGVPLEVQEENGIRYKFEVYESIQN, encoded by the exons ATGCCTCGTCCCATAAACTGCATCGTCGCCGTTTGCCCAAATATGGGAATCGGTCACAATGGGAATCTACCCTGGCATCCAAAAAGACTCAG TAACGAGTTCAAGTATTTCCAGAAGATGACTATGACTCCGACATTAGAAG GGCAGCAGAATGCAGTGATCATGGGAAGGAAGACCTGGTTCTCCATTCCAGAGAGGAATAGACCCCTCAAAAACAGAATCAACATTGTGCTCAGCAGGGAGCTTAA GAACCCACCAGAGGGGGCGCACTACCTAGCCAGCGACTTCAGCTCCGCGCTCCGCCTCCTGGACGGCGCCCCACTGGCGGACCAGGTGGACCAAGTGTGGGTCATCGGTGGAAGCTCCGTTTATAAG GAGGCGATGGAAGCCCCAGGCTGGTGTCGTCTCTTTGTGACTCAGATCCTGCAGGACTTTGAGTGCGACACCTTCCTGCCTGagattaatttaaacaaatacaggCTTCTGCCAGA GTTTCCAGGTGTGCCATTGGAGGTTCAGGAGGAAAACGGGATTCGTTATAAATTCGAAGTCTATGAAAGCATTCAGAACTGA